The Sediminispirochaeta smaragdinae DSM 11293 genome has a segment encoding these proteins:
- a CDS encoding AGE family epimerase/isomerase — protein MKAKIADWKKEMTEHLTNELLPFWTSRCWDEEWGGFITQFGAKGEDTGVDEKSLLAHMRTIYSLSLAADHGFDKDGICRDLAGRGVKHAIDHYWDPVYGGFYWLFDRKNKVLIDKKILYGHSFAIYALATYSKVFGDPTALHYAEACFDLLQKYAAETTYGGYLEMFERDWKLCGPGSQGGDRKTLDVHMHLMEAFTALYAASGKEIHRRKLEEIIEILMVNILHPTYRTGIPQFFRNWEIAPQIKFDIIWGWDRFSEGDAQKPNALDNTSYGHNVEFFWLLLEALRIMNADPKPYLSTFHAILEHALAHGVDRQYGGIYVEGSHDGSQVYDMAKEFWQQAEFLTGMLDAYLFYGEERYLDVYENVHRFVMDKMIRHDIGEWLPLLEREGKPIWTHMSHSWKVNYHTIRAAVLSIDRLEKIENRIGQQ, from the coding sequence ATGAAAGCAAAGATAGCAGACTGGAAAAAGGAGATGACCGAGCACCTGACAAACGAGTTGCTCCCCTTCTGGACCAGTCGATGTTGGGACGAGGAATGGGGCGGATTCATAACACAATTCGGTGCGAAAGGGGAAGACACGGGCGTCGACGAGAAATCGCTGCTCGCCCACATGAGGACCATCTACTCCCTCTCCCTGGCCGCAGATCACGGATTCGACAAGGACGGAATCTGCCGTGATCTTGCAGGCCGAGGGGTAAAGCACGCCATAGACCACTATTGGGACCCGGTCTACGGCGGATTCTACTGGCTTTTCGACCGGAAAAACAAGGTTCTCATCGATAAGAAGATCCTTTACGGCCACAGCTTTGCCATCTATGCCCTGGCAACCTACAGCAAGGTCTTCGGCGACCCCACCGCGCTTCACTATGCAGAGGCGTGTTTCGACCTTTTGCAGAAGTATGCGGCGGAAACGACCTACGGCGGCTATCTCGAGATGTTCGAACGGGACTGGAAGCTCTGCGGCCCCGGTAGTCAAGGCGGCGACAGAAAGACCCTCGACGTTCATATGCACCTCATGGAGGCTTTCACCGCCCTTTATGCGGCCAGCGGTAAGGAAATCCATCGGCGTAAGCTCGAAGAGATCATCGAAATCCTGATGGTGAACATTCTTCATCCCACATACAGAACCGGCATTCCCCAGTTTTTCCGTAACTGGGAGATCGCTCCGCAGATCAAATTCGACATCATCTGGGGCTGGGACCGCTTCAGCGAGGGTGATGCGCAGAAACCGAATGCCCTGGATAATACCTCATACGGCCATAACGTCGAGTTCTTCTGGCTTCTGCTCGAGGCCTTGCGGATCATGAATGCCGACCCGAAACCCTACCTTTCGACCTTTCATGCCATCCTCGAACATGCCCTTGCCCACGGAGTCGACAGACAATACGGAGGTATCTATGTCGAGGGCTCACATGACGGGAGCCAGGTCTACGACATGGCCAAAGAGTTTTGGCAGCAGGCGGAATTTTTGACGGGAATGCTCGATGCATACCTCTTTTACGGAGAGGAGCGTTACCTGGATGTGTACGAAAATGTGCACCGCTTCGTTATGGACAAGATGATCCGCCACGATATCGGAGAGTGGCTGCCCCTTCTCGAACGCGAGGGGAAGCCCATCTGGACCCATATGAGCCACTCCTGGAAGGTGAACTATCATACAATCAGGGCCGCTGTCCTCTCCATTGATCGCTTGGAAAAGATAGAAAACAGAATCGGTCAACAATAA
- a CDS encoding ABC transporter substrate-binding protein, whose protein sequence is MTKKPYLFVLALCFVLPALLFAGGNQESENSGKSLEIFSWWTAGGEAEGLQAMLDVFHEKYPDIEIINATVAGGAGTNAKAVLATRMQGGNPPDAFQVHAGHELIDTWVVSGYMEPVTFILKENGWMDKFPKDVIDIISYKGEVYSIPVNVHRSNVMWYNPKLFKDNGLEPPKNMDEFFIVAEKLKAAGVTPLALGDTNGWPATHLLESVILASTGPEKYRQLWEGKVSWSDPDVQEALENYAKIMNYTNSDHAALTNMDAAGYVAEGKAAMNVMGDWVAGYYKSQDYTQGVDWDWMPTPGTQGNFIMLSDSFGLAKNAPNRENVIKWLEVCASKEGQDAFNPIKGSIPSRIDGDRSKYDAYLNAAMDDFASNEIVPSVAHGAAVSEAWVTKINDIMSVFTTDLDVRKATNEFQAVADRYAPK, encoded by the coding sequence ATGACGAAAAAGCCATATCTGTTTGTACTGGCGCTCTGTTTCGTCCTTCCTGCACTGCTGTTTGCAGGAGGAAATCAGGAAAGTGAGAATTCGGGAAAATCTCTCGAGATCTTCAGCTGGTGGACAGCCGGTGGTGAAGCCGAAGGGCTTCAGGCCATGCTTGATGTCTTTCATGAGAAGTATCCCGACATCGAGATCATCAACGCAACCGTTGCAGGCGGTGCCGGTACCAATGCAAAAGCAGTGCTTGCAACGAGAATGCAAGGAGGAAATCCTCCCGATGCTTTTCAGGTACATGCAGGCCATGAGCTGATCGACACCTGGGTAGTCTCCGGCTATATGGAGCCCGTCACCTTCATCCTGAAAGAAAACGGCTGGATGGACAAATTCCCCAAGGATGTCATCGACATTATCTCCTATAAGGGAGAGGTGTACAGTATTCCGGTAAATGTCCACCGCTCGAATGTCATGTGGTACAACCCCAAGCTCTTCAAGGATAACGGCCTCGAACCCCCAAAGAATATGGATGAGTTTTTTATCGTTGCCGAAAAACTGAAGGCAGCCGGCGTCACCCCCCTCGCCCTCGGAGATACCAACGGATGGCCTGCCACACATCTTCTTGAAAGTGTCATTCTCGCATCCACAGGGCCTGAAAAATATCGGCAGCTGTGGGAGGGAAAGGTCTCATGGAGTGATCCCGATGTGCAGGAAGCCCTTGAGAATTATGCCAAAATAATGAATTATACCAATAGTGATCACGCTGCACTCACCAATATGGATGCGGCCGGTTATGTTGCCGAAGGGAAAGCCGCGATGAATGTCATGGGAGACTGGGTTGCCGGTTACTACAAATCTCAGGACTATACCCAGGGAGTCGATTGGGACTGGATGCCCACTCCCGGAACGCAGGGGAATTTCATTATGCTTTCCGATTCCTTCGGCTTAGCAAAAAATGCACCGAATCGTGAAAACGTCATCAAATGGCTCGAGGTTTGTGCTTCCAAAGAGGGGCAGGATGCCTTTAATCCGATCAAAGGTTCCATTCCCTCAAGGATAGACGGAGACCGTTCAAAATATGATGCCTACCTTAATGCCGCAATGGATGATTTTGCTTCGAACGAAATCGTCCCAAGTGTTGCCCATGGAGCGGCCGTCTCAGAGGCCTGGGTGACGAAAATCAACGACATCATGAGCGTATTTACCACCGATCTTGATGTCCGGAAAGCCACTAACGAGTTCCAGGCGGTAGCCGACCGCTACGCTCCCAAATAA
- a CDS encoding carbohydrate ABC transporter permease: protein MYCPKQETRKGLLVVLPLSAVLFVFVYGFILWSLKVSFSAWDGILPNMNFIGLENYRRLFSSQRFVTDLFNTLYFTLFFMVVCIVGGFFLSYLLYSRLRAEALFRTIYLFPLSLSFVVTGVLWRWVLSPEVGVNALFHMLGFKASFGWFTSTQSFGKFNYALISLIIAASWQYLGYTMAMFLAGLRGIPDQIIESAELDGAGEFRIIRSILLPMLKPITFSAMIVLGHISLKIFDLAYAMTGKGPAFVTDFPGLFMFETTFRGNHYAEGAAISIIMLLLIALVIIPYLYSTFKGEET, encoded by the coding sequence ATGTACTGTCCGAAACAAGAAACACGCAAAGGCTTGCTGGTTGTTCTCCCCCTATCCGCTGTCCTCTTTGTATTTGTCTACGGATTCATCCTTTGGTCGTTGAAGGTATCCTTTTCCGCCTGGGACGGCATCCTCCCGAACATGAATTTCATAGGTCTTGAGAACTACCGGCGCCTTTTTAGCTCCCAGAGGTTTGTGACCGACTTGTTCAACACCCTCTATTTCACCCTCTTTTTTATGGTCGTCTGCATCGTAGGCGGTTTCTTTTTAAGCTATCTTCTCTACTCCCGGCTCAGAGCCGAAGCGCTCTTTCGCACCATCTATCTCTTCCCCCTTTCACTCTCCTTTGTGGTGACCGGTGTGTTGTGGCGCTGGGTCCTCTCCCCGGAGGTAGGGGTCAATGCACTCTTCCATATGCTCGGCTTTAAAGCCAGTTTCGGCTGGTTCACCTCAACCCAGAGCTTCGGAAAATTCAATTACGCGCTGATATCCCTCATCATCGCAGCGTCCTGGCAGTATCTCGGTTATACCATGGCGATGTTTCTGGCAGGGCTTCGCGGTATTCCCGATCAGATTATCGAATCGGCCGAACTCGACGGCGCAGGCGAATTTCGTATCATTCGGAGTATTCTGCTTCCCATGCTCAAGCCTATTACCTTTTCGGCAATGATCGTCCTGGGTCACATATCCCTCAAGATCTTTGATCTGGCCTACGCCATGACGGGAAAGGGCCCCGCATTTGTTACCGATTTCCCCGGTCTCTTCATGTTCGAGACAACCTTCAGGGGAAACCACTATGCCGAAGGAGCGGCAATTTCCATCATCATGCTTCTTCTCATAGCCCTTGTCATCATTCCCTATCTCTATTCGACCTTTAAAGGAGAAGAGACATGA
- a CDS encoding carbohydrate ABC transporter permease has protein sequence MRSRTSVVVKYFLAILCALLFLFPLYVLLNTSLKPFSEVRISEMWIPAQHISSEGFVESFSKLRGNLFNSFLLVIPVSFFSILFGSLNGYVFSKWKFRFSNLIFALIIFGMFIPYQSILIPLVQSLNKMGLYGHLKGLIITHIIYGLPISTLMFRNYYAKLPDELLEAGMLDGLGIWGVFRRIIGPISAPATVVVLIWQFTSVWNDFLFAVVITQKPSIQPITVALQNLAGSQVIEWNVQMAGALIAAIPTLLVYIFLGKYFIRGLLAGSVKG, from the coding sequence ATGAGAAGCAGAACATCTGTTGTCGTAAAATATTTTCTTGCAATTCTCTGCGCCCTGTTGTTTCTCTTTCCCCTTTATGTGCTTCTGAATACCAGCCTCAAGCCCTTTTCCGAGGTACGAATCAGTGAAATGTGGATTCCGGCACAGCACATCAGTTCAGAAGGCTTTGTCGAATCCTTTTCGAAACTGCGGGGGAACCTTTTCAACAGCTTTTTGCTGGTCATCCCCGTATCATTCTTTTCTATCCTTTTCGGCTCGTTGAACGGATATGTCTTTTCGAAATGGAAATTTCGCTTTTCGAATCTTATTTTCGCGCTTATCATCTTCGGAATGTTCATTCCCTACCAGAGCATCCTCATACCCCTGGTCCAGTCATTGAATAAGATGGGCCTCTACGGGCACCTGAAGGGGCTCATCATTACCCACATCATCTATGGACTTCCGATATCAACCCTTATGTTCAGAAACTACTATGCAAAGCTACCCGATGAGCTGCTTGAGGCGGGAATGCTCGACGGTCTCGGTATCTGGGGTGTTTTTCGAAGAATTATCGGCCCCATATCCGCACCGGCAACGGTGGTGGTTCTGATCTGGCAGTTTACAAGCGTCTGGAACGATTTTCTCTTTGCGGTGGTCATTACCCAAAAGCCATCGATTCAGCCGATAACGGTGGCCCTGCAGAACCTTGCAGGGAGTCAGGTTATCGAGTGGAACGTTCAGATGGCCGGTGCGCTTATCGCCGCGATTCCCACCCTTTTGGTCTACATTTTCCTTGGCAAGTACTTCATCAGGGGGCTTCTCGCAGGATCGGTGAAAGGGTAA
- a CDS encoding ROK family protein — MALQNSTHKFFIGIDIGGTKTAVSLGDEAGNIRKKERFATADHYEEVIDQACSSVRAMLDFASPHKVEAIGISCGGPLDPAAGIIQAPPNLPTWIDVPVVDLIARRFDLPVYLENDANACALAEWYWGNGRGCRNLIFLTFGTGLGAGFILDGRLYSGTSGLAGEVGHLRLAEEGPLCYGKAGSWEGFCSGSGMSRLYEMKFGRSLSAKEICDRAEAGDARALEVTDTTAEYLGRGLALLVDLFNPERVIIGSIFSRSEGLFRKRMEAVMKAEALPRTFSDCKVLPAGLGEHLGDMAALGVAIGKLRQKEGSYDR, encoded by the coding sequence ATGGCTTTACAGAACAGTACTCACAAGTTTTTCATCGGTATCGATATCGGCGGCACAAAAACGGCGGTTTCTCTCGGCGACGAGGCGGGGAATATTAGAAAAAAGGAGCGCTTTGCCACGGCCGATCACTACGAAGAGGTGATCGATCAGGCCTGTTCCTCTGTCCGGGCCATGCTGGATTTCGCCTCGCCGCACAAGGTAGAGGCCATAGGGATCAGCTGCGGAGGCCCCCTTGATCCGGCAGCCGGTATTATTCAGGCACCGCCGAACCTTCCCACCTGGATCGATGTTCCGGTGGTCGACCTCATTGCACGACGTTTCGATCTTCCTGTCTATCTGGAAAACGATGCAAACGCCTGTGCCCTTGCCGAGTGGTATTGGGGTAATGGAAGGGGATGCCGGAATCTGATCTTCCTCACCTTCGGGACAGGGCTTGGAGCGGGGTTCATTCTCGACGGACGGCTCTATTCGGGAACCAGCGGCCTTGCCGGAGAGGTCGGCCATCTGCGGCTTGCCGAAGAGGGTCCTCTTTGTTACGGAAAAGCGGGTTCCTGGGAGGGGTTCTGCAGCGGCAGCGGCATGAGCCGTCTCTACGAGATGAAATTCGGCCGCAGTCTCAGCGCTAAGGAGATCTGCGACAGGGCGGAAGCAGGAGATGCTCGGGCCTTGGAGGTTACCGACACCACCGCAGAATACCTTGGCCGGGGGCTTGCCCTCCTCGTCGATCTTTTCAATCCGGAGCGGGTGATCATCGGAAGCATCTTCTCAAGAAGCGAAGGCCTGTTTCGCAAGCGGATGGAAGCGGTGATGAAAGCGGAAGCCCTGCCCCGCACCTTCAGCGACTGCAAGGTACTGCCTGCCGGACTTGGGGAACATCTCGGAGACATGGCGGCCCTCGGTGTCGCCATCGGAAAATTACGCCAAAAGGAAGGTTCTTATGATAGATGA
- a CDS encoding D-sedoheptulose-7-phosphate isomerase, whose amino-acid sequence MIDDKHLNELIERYPALAPIQEAIASSADAMKKSIDAGGKILVCGNGGSAADADHIVGELMKSFVKKRPIADSLKQALLAADAALGSELADSLQGGIPAISLTQHTALSTAFANDVDPHMTYAQQTAVLGNANDIFIGISTSGNAKNVRYAAICAKAKGLTVIGLTGESGGKLKELCDICITVPETATFKVQELHLPVYHTLCLMLEEHCW is encoded by the coding sequence ATGATAGATGACAAGCATCTGAACGAGCTGATAGAGCGCTATCCGGCCCTTGCCCCGATACAAGAAGCAATCGCATCAAGTGCCGATGCAATGAAGAAAAGCATCGATGCAGGAGGGAAAATTCTGGTCTGCGGAAACGGAGGAAGCGCCGCCGACGCCGATCACATCGTGGGCGAGCTGATGAAATCCTTCGTAAAAAAACGACCCATAGCGGATTCCCTGAAACAGGCCCTCCTTGCGGCGGACGCCGCATTGGGCAGTGAGCTTGCAGATTCACTGCAGGGGGGAATTCCGGCGATCAGCCTGACCCAGCACACCGCCCTCTCCACCGCCTTTGCAAACGACGTGGATCCGCATATGACCTACGCCCAGCAGACAGCGGTTCTCGGAAATGCGAACGACATCTTTATCGGGATATCAACATCGGGAAATGCGAAAAACGTTCGTTATGCGGCAATCTGTGCAAAGGCAAAAGGGCTTACCGTGATCGGCCTTACAGGAGAAAGCGGCGGCAAACTGAAGGAGCTTTGCGACATCTGCATCACCGTACCGGAAACGGCAACCTTTAAGGTACAGGAGCTTCACCTTCCGGTCTATCATACCCTCTGCCTCATGCTCGAAGAGCATTGCTGGTAG
- a CDS encoding 4Fe-4S binding protein — MSVEVVHARCPQNHPCPSVRVCPTGAIRQSGFAAPTIDAERCTNCGRCVGFCPMGAIRRR; from the coding sequence ATGTCCGTAGAAGTCGTTCATGCTCGATGTCCGCAGAATCATCCTTGCCCTTCGGTACGGGTTTGTCCCACCGGTGCCATCCGGCAGTCTGGGTTTGCCGCACCCACAATAGATGCAGAGCGTTGTACCAACTGCGGTCGCTGCGTCGGTTTTTGCCCCATGGGGGCCATCAGACGGCGCTGA
- a CDS encoding LPP20 family lipoprotein codes for MHDSIFQEAGVPLWVSSYGVRSPFGEDILTGFGMGESKTLGSDALEQAKTQAMDDLVRKIRVRITSEVTSRQSASALHSSSYVSSVTKSTASLQLPNVAFLVKEYEGISYALAYVKRATLISEFSDLARSSSNRILLSVKDAGEKERRGDNAAAAEAYLLCLPEFDKLYESYSLVHTLSPSTLPAFFAGLDTSSMKNWDDVTALEQELRQKIDTLMGLASDSFDEALEKIVILLKKQGLSSGNFLSPAFTYQQTDFSSPFGQYVAVKLSGLLNEKLPKGNTQYIVQGSYWIHTDDVELFTLVRLSQQPANVVGSVSATFPRNSAPRNYGLEPQNHEQALQDLMEFEEGAMTDGGIHLDIWTSKGKSEDAQVYIEGEKLNLYIRVNQPCTLQITYILATGEKVLLEEGFFIGIDKVNRVVRYPSSFDVVPPLGVERLIVTAFSGTPPIPAVRPTFIEGEQYMIFDSVKDVVAQARGLRKSDSADAPRTGEAQLAITTIPK; via the coding sequence TTGCATGATAGCATTTTCCAAGAGGCTGGAGTTCCCCTATGGGTTTCCTCCTATGGCGTACGTAGTCCGTTCGGTGAAGATATTCTTACTGGTTTTGGAATGGGGGAATCAAAGACTCTTGGTTCCGATGCTCTTGAGCAGGCAAAGACCCAGGCTATGGATGATTTGGTTCGCAAAATCAGGGTAAGGATTACAAGTGAGGTCACCAGTCGGCAATCCGCTTCAGCTCTGCATAGTAGCTCCTATGTTTCCAGTGTTACGAAAAGTACGGCTTCGCTTCAGTTGCCGAATGTCGCATTTCTTGTTAAAGAATATGAGGGAATCTCCTATGCCTTAGCATATGTAAAGCGAGCGACACTGATAAGTGAGTTTTCGGATTTGGCCCGCTCCTCTTCGAATCGGATACTCCTATCGGTCAAAGATGCCGGCGAGAAGGAACGGCGCGGAGATAATGCCGCAGCAGCAGAGGCCTATCTTTTGTGTCTTCCGGAATTCGACAAGCTTTATGAATCATATTCACTCGTCCATACCCTGTCACCTTCGACACTTCCTGCTTTCTTTGCAGGTTTAGATACTTCCTCAATGAAGAATTGGGACGATGTAACTGCCCTTGAGCAGGAGCTTCGGCAGAAAATCGATACGCTCATGGGTCTTGCTTCGGATTCGTTTGATGAAGCTCTTGAGAAAATCGTTATCTTATTGAAAAAACAAGGGCTTTCTTCCGGGAACTTTCTTTCTCCCGCTTTTACGTACCAGCAGACCGATTTTTCCAGTCCCTTTGGTCAGTATGTTGCTGTCAAACTTTCCGGTCTTTTGAATGAAAAATTGCCGAAAGGGAATACGCAGTACATCGTTCAGGGCTCTTACTGGATTCATACCGATGACGTAGAGCTGTTTACTCTTGTACGCTTGTCTCAGCAACCCGCCAATGTTGTCGGAAGCGTCTCCGCAACCTTTCCCCGTAATTCTGCTCCGCGGAACTATGGGCTTGAACCCCAAAATCATGAACAGGCGCTCCAGGATCTCATGGAATTTGAAGAAGGTGCCATGACCGACGGAGGGATTCATCTTGATATATGGACCAGCAAAGGGAAGTCTGAGGATGCCCAGGTCTACATCGAGGGCGAAAAACTTAACCTGTATATACGGGTAAACCAACCGTGTACACTTCAAATTACTTATATCCTTGCTACCGGTGAAAAAGTACTTCTTGAGGAAGGCTTTTTCATTGGAATTGATAAAGTCAATCGTGTTGTGCGGTATCCGTCTTCCTTCGATGTTGTTCCACCTCTTGGGGTCGAACGACTTATTGTTACGGCTTTTTCTGGTACACCCCCGATACCGGCGGTTCGCCCTACCTTTATCGAGGGAGAACAGTATATGATTTTCGATAGCGTAAAAGATGTTGTTGCCCAGGCAAGAGGTTTACGAAAAAGTGATTCAGCTGACGCCCCTCGAACAGGCGAAGCTCAACTCGCTATTACTACAATACCGAAATAA
- the istA gene encoding IS21 family transposase, with amino-acid sequence MLELLMHEAQMLKRQGKKIKEIAESLGKSERMVHYYLTEPSRPRKKRNYPSKLDPFKPYIDTILEDDPSFNREVLLRQLRKQEYAGSMTILRDYAAKKAAECNRKAVIRFETEPGFQAQVDWKELGNHRVDGRLKKLYAFVMVFGYSRKPFVIHTTSMDQATVLMCHVLAFQYFGGVPQEILYDNMKTAFIYSTTDGKWVPNKHLLSLARHYGFTPRRCQVRRPQTKGKVERFIHFYENNFWIEHKTFSPGQREDLLRSSSTSCPIWRLSSAGKTSFSSDQAVWERLTS; translated from the coding sequence ATGCTGGAGTTACTGATGCATGAAGCACAGATGTTGAAACGACAGGGCAAGAAGATCAAAGAAATCGCTGAATCCCTCGGGAAAAGTGAACGCATGGTTCACTACTATCTGACGGAGCCCTCACGACCACGTAAAAAACGGAACTATCCGAGCAAGCTCGACCCATTCAAACCCTACATTGATACTATACTCGAGGATGATCCCTCGTTCAATCGGGAAGTCCTGCTCCGTCAATTACGAAAGCAAGAATACGCAGGTAGCATGACGATCCTCAGGGACTATGCTGCAAAGAAAGCGGCCGAGTGTAACCGGAAAGCGGTTATCCGCTTTGAAACAGAACCAGGGTTCCAGGCGCAGGTTGACTGGAAGGAATTAGGGAACCACCGGGTCGATGGGAGATTGAAGAAGCTCTACGCATTTGTAATGGTCTTCGGTTATTCCCGCAAGCCATTTGTCATACACACTACCAGCATGGACCAGGCGACAGTCCTGATGTGCCATGTTCTTGCGTTTCAGTACTTTGGCGGTGTACCGCAGGAAATCCTGTACGACAATATGAAAACTGCATTTATCTACTCAACGACAGATGGGAAGTGGGTACCGAACAAGCATCTCCTTTCACTGGCCCGGCATTATGGATTTACTCCGCGGCGCTGTCAGGTACGGCGACCACAGACCAAAGGCAAGGTGGAACGGTTTATTCACTTTTACGAGAACAATTTCTGGATTGAGCACAAAACCTTCTCTCCTGGCCAAAGGGAGGACTTACTCAGAAGCAGTTCAACGAGCTGTCCAATCTGGCGTTTATCGAGCGCAGGGAAAACATCATTCTCCTCGGACCAAGCGGTCTGGGAAAGACTCACCTCATGA
- a CDS encoding ATP-binding protein yields the protein MERRENIILLGPSGLGKTHLMTALGQKACLNGYTAYFISCLDLLERLQRSRDQGRLKNKLTWFGKPHVLLIDEVGYENLNSEQAALFFQLINTRYERGSIILTSNKTFGKWGEIMADDAVATATLDRLLHHSHVVSLKGDSYRMKDRMKDEEKIKC from the coding sequence ATCGAGCGCAGGGAAAACATCATTCTCCTCGGACCAAGCGGTCTGGGAAAGACTCACCTCATGACGGCTCTGGGACAAAAAGCCTGCCTAAATGGCTACACCGCATACTTTATCAGCTGTCTGGACCTATTGGAACGATTACAGCGGTCACGGGACCAGGGACGGCTAAAGAACAAGCTGACATGGTTCGGGAAACCTCATGTTCTGCTGATAGATGAAGTCGGTTACGAAAACCTCAATTCAGAGCAAGCTGCATTGTTTTTCCAGCTTATTAATACCCGGTATGAACGTGGATCTATCATCCTCACTTCAAATAAAACTTTTGGCAAGTGGGGTGAGATTATGGCTGATGATGCAGTCGCCACTGCAACTCTGGACAGGCTCTTGCATCATTCCCATGTGGTGAGCCTTAAAGGCGATTCGTATCGTATGAAAGACAGAATGAAAGATGAAGAGAAGATCAAATGCTAG
- a CDS encoding choice-of-anchor D domain-containing protein — MKRALIAVSCFLLLLSTCRNPLNPVDPEGDEYVGYESVDSDGDGIGSYDDVDEISLLRPENDTTLDTVIPTLVVYQFNPDKITAYHIQINTSSDFTGTMILDKEDYPSNSCIVPTGKLLDFETYYWRARAYDGTKWSDGWSEIRSFSINTGNELNCSPAGGDSLDDTTPYLDWDDTAGAASYEVEFALSEAGLDESDIRTTVESGYQIPDTDALAYGNTCYWRVRGVNEEGTVGIWSSIYSFSIQESLYAEINIRQGTTIIASSDIYGFVSTDVGTSTSVIFTIENTGDENLELTGSPLVAISGTDSSEFSVTTQPASSVSSGSSTTFVIAFSPSGEGSKTASVLISNNDSDENPFIFTITGSSSVSVGQWDSSLWDECIWGD; from the coding sequence ATGAAAAGGGCGCTTATAGCCGTTTCATGTTTTTTGCTGCTTCTTTCTACATGCCGAAACCCTCTCAACCCGGTGGATCCAGAGGGGGATGAGTATGTTGGCTATGAATCGGTAGATAGTGATGGTGATGGTATCGGGAGCTATGATGATGTTGATGAAATTAGCCTTTTAAGGCCGGAAAATGATACAACTCTTGACACCGTTATTCCTACGCTGGTGGTATATCAATTTAATCCTGATAAAATAACTGCGTACCATATCCAGATAAACACAAGCTCCGACTTTACGGGAACAATGATTCTGGATAAGGAAGATTATCCGTCAAATAGCTGTATTGTTCCTACGGGAAAGCTCCTCGACTTTGAGACCTACTACTGGAGGGCCAGGGCTTATGACGGAACGAAGTGGAGTGATGGGTGGTCGGAAATTCGGAGTTTTTCAATTAATACTGGTAATGAATTGAATTGTAGCCCGGCAGGTGGGGATTCTCTTGACGATACCACGCCGTATCTTGATTGGGATGATACTGCCGGTGCTGCAAGTTATGAAGTTGAATTTGCTTTAAGTGAAGCGGGACTGGATGAAAGCGATATAAGAACCACGGTGGAATCGGGCTATCAGATACCGGATACGGATGCGCTGGCATACGGAAATACCTGTTACTGGCGGGTAAGAGGGGTAAATGAGGAGGGGACGGTAGGGATCTGGAGCAGCATATATAGTTTTTCTATCCAGGAAAGCCTTTATGCTGAAATAAATATACGACAAGGAACAACTATTATTGCCTCAAGTGATATTTATGGATTCGTCAGTACCGATGTGGGAACCTCAACTTCGGTAATATTTACAATAGAAAACACAGGTGATGAGAATTTGGAGCTTACGGGCAGTCCTCTTGTCGCAATTTCCGGAACTGATTCTTCCGAGTTTAGTGTAACGACACAGCCAGCGTCTTCTGTTTCCTCGGGAAGCAGTACCACGTTTGTCATAGCATTCAGTCCGTCAGGTGAAGGTTCAAAAACCGCTTCGGTTTTGATATCAAACAATGATTCAGATGAAAATCCGTTTATTTTCACAATTACGGGCAGTAGTTCGGTTTCCGTTGGTCAATGGGATTCCTCCCTTTGGGATGAATGTATCTGGGGTGATTAG